A section of the Cryobacterium soli genome encodes:
- a CDS encoding GspE/PulE family protein — translation MPTLTEILILQGHLPIEQLDAVMTDDSADESLAKSLVENGVITAIQLAKARAAQVGLPFVELLDYPVDRVAVSLVTPAVCRRHEVLPINVADGRLVLAMVDPGNVFALDDVGGAARMGVSPVIVERQDLLAAIARYHRADDELSNLTTTLEEEQAPAESNAFGVSDSLDDDAPIVRFVNLLVSQAIQDQASDIHIEPGEHSLGVRYRIDGVLHEMQRAPKSIQNGVISRLKIMADIDIAERRKPQDGRMSVSHGGRKIDLRVATLPTVWGEKVVMRILDNSSTSMSLGDLNLLEGNFQAYKRSYSKPYGMILVTGPTGSGKSTTLYTTLHTVARAEINVITVEDPVEYRMAGINQVQVNPKAGLTFASALRSILRSDPDVVLIGEIRDHETAQIAIEASLTGHLVLSTLHTNDAPSAVTRLTEMGIEPFLVGSALDCVVAQRLARRLCDRCKTSDVRDPAELAHLRFNAGLDLQAPVLYKPVGCSSCSNTGYRGRIAVHEVMTVSEEIERLTVQQASSADIAKAARHQGMVSLRDDGWAKVRMGLTSIEEILRVVA, via the coding sequence ATGCCCACTCTGACCGAGATCCTGATCCTGCAGGGCCACCTGCCGATCGAGCAGCTTGACGCCGTGATGACCGACGACTCTGCCGACGAGTCCCTGGCCAAGTCCCTCGTGGAGAACGGTGTGATCACCGCCATCCAGCTGGCCAAGGCCCGCGCCGCCCAGGTGGGCCTGCCCTTCGTGGAGCTTCTCGACTACCCCGTCGACCGCGTCGCGGTGTCCCTCGTCACCCCGGCCGTCTGCCGGCGGCACGAGGTGCTGCCCATCAACGTGGCCGACGGCCGCCTGGTGCTGGCCATGGTCGACCCCGGCAACGTCTTCGCCCTGGACGACGTGGGCGGAGCCGCCCGGATGGGCGTGAGCCCGGTGATCGTGGAACGGCAGGACCTGCTTGCCGCCATCGCCCGCTACCACCGCGCCGACGACGAGCTGAGCAACCTCACCACCACCCTCGAAGAGGAGCAGGCGCCCGCAGAGAGCAACGCCTTCGGGGTCAGCGATTCCCTCGACGACGATGCGCCGATCGTACGGTTCGTCAACCTGCTGGTCAGCCAGGCGATCCAGGACCAGGCGTCCGACATCCACATCGAACCCGGCGAGCACAGCCTGGGCGTGCGCTACCGCATCGACGGTGTGCTGCACGAGATGCAACGGGCCCCCAAGAGCATCCAGAACGGCGTGATCTCGAGGCTGAAGATCATGGCCGACATCGACATCGCCGAACGGCGCAAACCGCAGGACGGCCGCATGTCGGTCAGCCACGGCGGCCGCAAGATCGACCTGCGCGTGGCCACCCTGCCCACGGTATGGGGCGAGAAGGTCGTCATGCGGATCCTCGACAACTCGAGCACCTCCATGAGCCTGGGCGACCTCAACCTGCTCGAGGGCAACTTCCAGGCCTACAAGCGGTCCTACTCCAAGCCCTACGGCATGATCCTGGTCACTGGACCGACCGGGTCCGGCAAGTCCACCACGCTCTACACGACCCTGCACACGGTGGCCCGGGCCGAGATCAACGTGATCACTGTCGAAGACCCCGTGGAGTACCGCATGGCGGGGATCAACCAAGTGCAGGTGAACCCCAAGGCCGGCCTCACCTTCGCCAGCGCCCTCCGGTCCATCCTGCGCAGCGACCCGGATGTGGTTCTCATCGGTGAGATCCGCGACCACGAGACCGCGCAGATCGCCATCGAAGCCTCCCTCACGGGCCACCTCGTACTGTCCACCCTGCACACCAACGACGCCCCGAGCGCCGTCACCCGGCTCACTGAGATGGGCATCGAACCGTTCCTGGTGGGCTCCGCGCTCGATTGTGTCGTCGCGCAGCGGCTGGCCCGCCGACTCTGCGACCGGTGCAAGACCTCGGATGTGCGCGACCCCGCCGAGCTGGCGCACCTGCGCTTCAACGCAGGCCTGGACCTCCAGGCGCCGGTGCTCTACAAGCCGGTCGGCTGCTCGAGCTGCTCCAACACCGGGTATCGCGGGCGCATCGCGGTGCACGAGGTGATGACGGTTTCGGAGGAGATCGAGCGCCTCACCGTGCAGCAGGCGTCCAGCGCCGACATCGCCAAGGCGGCCCGGCACCAGGGCATGGTCTCGCTGCGCGACGACGGCTGGGCCAAGGTTCGGATGGGTTTGACCTCCATCGAAGAGATTCTGCGCGTGGTCGCGTAG
- the rpoB gene encoding DNA-directed RNA polymerase subunit beta, with the protein MAAARNATTNSPKNGRAAGRLSFAKITDNLTVPDLLALQTESFDWLVGNDIWKARVAEAQAAGRQDLPTRTGLDEIFEEISPIEDLSETMQLSFTNPELEPEKYTIDECKEKGKTYSAPLYVNAEFMNHLTGEIKTQTVFMGDFPLMTPKGTFVINGTERVVVSQLVRSPGVYFNREQEKTSDKDIYSARVIPSRGAWLEFEIDKRDQVGVRIDRKRKQSVTVFLKALGLTSEEILEEFKGFASIELTLEKDNILTKEEALKDIYRKLRPGEQVAAEAARALLDNFFFNSKRYDLAKVGRYKINRKLGLEAPLSDSVLTLQDILATIKYLVALHDNQTTIRGTRDGVETDIRIDIDDIDHFGNRRIRAVGELIQNQVRTGLSRMERVVRERMTTQDIEAITPQTLINVRPVVAAIKEFFGTSQLSQFMDQNNPLAGLTHKRRLSALGPGGLSRDRAGVEVRDVHPSHYGRMCPIETPEGPNIGLIGSLASFARINAFGFIETPYRRVIDGVVSTTIDYLTASEEDEYIVAQANAPLTKAARFAEGRVLARKKGGEVDLFPAEDIGYMDVSPRQMVSVATSLIPFLEHDDANRALMGANMQRQAVPLLLSDSPLVGTGMEGFAAIDAGDVLTAQKSGVVMEVSADVVTIQLDEGGTQDYYLRKFSRSNQGTSYNHRVIVNAGERIEAGEVIADGPATDNGELALGKNLLVAFMSWEGHNFEDAIILSQNLVKDDVLSSIHIEEYEVDARDTKLGKEEITRDLPNVSPDLLADLDERGIIRIGAEVRPGDILVGKVTPKGETELSAEERLLRAIFNEKSREVRDTSLKVPHGERGTIIGVKVFDSQDGDDELGSGVNQRVVVFIAQKRKITEGDKLAGRHGNKGVISKILPVEDMPFLADGTPVDIILNPLGIPGRMNFGQVLETHLGWIAKQGWQVEGKPKWAGRLPEAAHSAAPNTKVATPVFDGALEEEIAGLLDSTTLTRDGDRLIDSTGKTQLFDGRSGEPYPMPIAVGYMYILKLHHLVDDKIHARSTGPYSMITQQPLGGKAQFGGQRFGEMEVWALEAYGAAYALQELLTIKSDDILGRVKVYEAIVKGENIQEPGIPESFKVLIKEMQSLCLNVEVLSADGTAVSLRDTDDEVFRAAEELGINISTRFESSSIDDI; encoded by the coding sequence TTGGCTGCTGCGCGCAACGCAACCACCAATTCACCCAAGAACGGACGAGCCGCTGGCCGTCTTTCGTTCGCAAAGATCACCGACAATCTCACGGTTCCCGATCTGCTCGCTTTGCAGACCGAAAGCTTTGACTGGCTCGTTGGCAACGACATCTGGAAGGCTCGCGTCGCCGAGGCACAGGCGGCCGGTCGACAGGACCTGCCCACCCGTACCGGCCTCGACGAGATCTTCGAGGAGATCTCGCCCATCGAGGACCTCAGCGAGACGATGCAGCTGTCCTTCACCAACCCGGAGCTCGAGCCGGAGAAGTACACGATCGACGAGTGCAAGGAAAAGGGCAAGACCTACTCCGCACCGCTGTACGTGAACGCTGAGTTCATGAACCACCTCACCGGTGAGATCAAGACCCAGACCGTGTTCATGGGCGACTTCCCGCTGATGACCCCCAAGGGCACCTTCGTGATCAACGGCACCGAGCGTGTCGTCGTGTCGCAGCTGGTGCGTTCGCCCGGTGTGTACTTCAACCGCGAACAGGAGAAGACCTCCGACAAGGACATCTACTCCGCCCGCGTCATCCCGAGCCGTGGTGCCTGGCTCGAATTCGAGATCGACAAGCGCGACCAGGTCGGCGTTCGCATCGACCGCAAGCGCAAGCAGTCCGTCACGGTGTTCCTCAAGGCTCTCGGCCTCACCTCCGAAGAGATCCTCGAAGAATTCAAGGGCTTCGCGTCCATCGAGCTCACCCTTGAGAAGGACAACATCCTCACCAAGGAAGAAGCCCTCAAGGACATCTACCGCAAGCTGCGTCCGGGCGAACAGGTTGCTGCCGAGGCCGCGCGTGCGCTGCTCGACAACTTCTTCTTCAACTCCAAGCGCTACGACCTGGCCAAGGTTGGTCGTTACAAGATCAACCGCAAGCTGGGCCTCGAGGCGCCGCTGAGCGACTCCGTCCTCACGCTCCAGGACATCCTGGCCACGATCAAGTACCTGGTTGCGCTGCACGACAACCAGACCACGATCCGCGGCACGCGCGACGGCGTCGAGACCGACATCCGCATCGACATCGACGACATCGACCACTTCGGTAACCGTCGTATCCGCGCCGTCGGCGAGCTCATCCAGAACCAGGTCCGCACCGGCCTGTCCCGCATGGAGCGCGTCGTTCGCGAGCGCATGACCACGCAGGACATCGAAGCGATCACCCCGCAGACCCTGATCAACGTGCGCCCCGTCGTCGCCGCGATCAAGGAGTTCTTCGGTACGTCGCAGCTGTCGCAGTTCATGGACCAGAACAACCCGCTCGCAGGCCTGACGCACAAGCGTCGCCTGTCCGCGCTGGGCCCGGGTGGTCTGTCCCGTGACCGCGCAGGCGTCGAGGTGCGAGACGTTCACCCGTCCCACTACGGCCGCATGTGCCCGATTGAAACCCCTGAGGGCCCGAACATCGGCCTGATCGGTTCGCTCGCCTCGTTCGCGCGGATCAACGCTTTCGGTTTCATCGAGACCCCGTACCGTCGCGTCATCGACGGTGTCGTCTCCACGACGATCGACTACCTCACCGCAAGTGAGGAAGACGAGTACATCGTCGCGCAGGCCAACGCCCCGCTGACCAAGGCCGCCCGCTTCGCTGAGGGCCGAGTTCTGGCCCGTAAGAAGGGTGGAGAGGTCGACCTCTTCCCCGCAGAAGACATCGGCTACATGGATGTCTCGCCGCGCCAGATGGTGTCCGTCGCGACCTCGCTCATCCCCTTCCTCGAGCACGACGATGCTAACCGCGCACTCATGGGTGCCAACATGCAGCGTCAGGCTGTGCCGCTGCTGCTCAGCGACAGCCCGCTGGTCGGAACCGGTATGGAGGGCTTCGCGGCCATCGACGCCGGTGACGTGCTCACCGCACAGAAGTCCGGTGTGGTCATGGAGGTGTCGGCTGACGTCGTAACCATCCAGCTCGACGAGGGTGGAACTCAGGACTACTACCTGCGCAAGTTCAGCCGCTCCAACCAGGGCACCAGCTACAACCACCGCGTCATCGTCAACGCCGGCGAGCGTATCGAGGCCGGCGAGGTCATCGCCGATGGTCCCGCTACCGACAACGGTGAGCTCGCACTCGGAAAGAACCTCCTCGTGGCATTCATGTCATGGGAGGGTCACAACTTCGAGGACGCCATCATCCTGAGCCAGAACCTGGTGAAGGACGACGTTCTCTCCTCGATTCACATCGAAGAGTACGAAGTTGACGCGCGCGACACCAAGCTGGGCAAGGAAGAGATCACCCGCGACCTGCCGAACGTCTCCCCGGATCTGCTTGCAGACCTGGACGAGCGCGGCATCATCCGCATCGGTGCCGAGGTTCGCCCCGGCGACATCCTCGTGGGCAAGGTCACGCCGAAGGGCGAGACCGAGCTTTCCGCCGAGGAGCGCCTGCTGCGCGCGATCTTCAACGAGAAGAGCCGCGAAGTTCGCGACACCTCGCTGAAGGTTCCCCACGGTGAGCGTGGCACCATCATCGGTGTCAAGGTCTTCGACTCGCAGGATGGCGACGACGAGCTCGGCTCGGGCGTCAACCAGCGCGTTGTGGTCTTCATCGCCCAGAAGCGCAAGATCACCGAGGGTGACAAGCTCGCCGGTCGTCACGGCAACAAGGGTGTCATCTCCAAGATCCTGCCGGTCGAGGACATGCCGTTCCTCGCCGACGGAACCCCGGTCGACATCATCCTGAACCCGCTGGGCATCCCCGGTCGAATGAACTTCGGACAGGTCCTGGAGACCCACCTCGGCTGGATCGCCAAGCAGGGCTGGCAGGTTGAGGGCAAGCCCAAGTGGGCCGGCCGTCTGCCCGAAGCCGCGCACAGCGCCGCCCCGAACACCAAGGTCGCGACCCCGGTGTTCGACGGCGCGCTCGAGGAGGAAATCGCCGGTCTTCTCGACTCGACGACTCTGACTCGCGACGGCGACCGCCTGATCGACTCCACCGGAAAGACGCAGCTGTTCGATGGCCGCTCCGGCGAGCCGTACCCGATGCCCATCGCGGTCGGATACATGTACATCCTGAAGCTGCACCACCTTGTCGATGACAAGATCCACGCACGCTCCACGGGCCCGTACTCGATGATCACGCAGCAGCCGCTGGGTGGTAAGGCACAGTTCGGTGGACAGCGTTTCGGTGAGATGGAGGTGTGGGCGCTCGAAGCATATGGAGCCGCTTACGCCCTGCAGGAACTCCTGACCATCAAGTCGGACGACATCCTCGGCCGCGTCAAGGTGTACGAAGCCATCGTCAAGGGCGAGAACATTCAGGAACCCGGTATCCCCGAGAGCTTCAAGGTTCTGATCAAGGAAATGCAGTCGCTGTGCCTGAACGTCGAGGTGCTCTCGGCCGATGGAACCGCAGTCAGCCTGCGCGACACGGATGACGAGGTCTTCCGCGCAGCGGAGGAGCTGGGCATCAACATTTCCACCCGGTTTGAGTCGTCCTCAATCGACGACATCTAA
- a CDS encoding DNA-directed RNA polymerase subunit beta': MLDVTTFDELRIGLATADDIRRWSHGEVKKPETINYRTLKPEKDGLFGEQIFGPSRDWECSCGKYKRVRFKGIVCERCGVEVTKSSVRRERMGHIELAAPVTHIWYFKGVPSRLGYLLDMAPKDLEKVIYFAAYMVIEVDEDGRHQDMPGLENELRLEIKTLEGSRDSRIADRLQRLETDLAALEAEGAKSDQKKRTKDAAEKEMSQVRKSADEQIAHLERVWEDFRTLKVGDLKPEDSVFHELQDRFGMYFEAYMGAEAIKKRLEAFDLVTESENLHLQIAEGKGQKKIRAIKRLRVVNAFIMTGNSPAAMVLDVVPVIPPELRPMVQLDGGRFATSDLNDLYRRVINRNNRLRRLLDLGAPEIIVNNEKRMLQEAVDALFDNGRRGRPVTGTGNRALKSLSDMLKGKQGRFRQNLLGKRVDYSGRSVIIVGPQLKLHQCGLPKQMALELFKPFVIKRLIDLSHAQNIKAAKRMVERSRPQVWDVLEEIIRERPVLLNRAPTLHRLGIQAFEPQLVEGKAIQLHPLVCAAFNADFDGDQMAVHLPLSMEAQAEARILMLASNNILKPSDGRPVTLPTQDMIIGLHHLTTLKDGVTGEGRAFTSVSEAILAHDQKSLDLNAKVRIRISDLYFTEGTQPDGVELVDGQAVGTVLVNTTLGRAIFNEALPADYPYFEKVADKGTLSAIVNDLAERYPKVEVAATLDRIKDAGFYWATRSGVTVALSDILTPPNKKEIVGTYEKMAAKVQTQFEKGLTTDLERRQELIQIWTKATEDVAAAMQANFPADNTINRMVTSGARGNWLQVRNIAGMRGLVNNPKGEIIPRPIISSYREGLSVAEYFIATHGARKGLADTALRTADSGYLTRRLVDVSQDVIIREDDCGTTKGLDLPIATKDAAGVLSRHPNVENAVYARSLAAPAVNAKGEVVADAGDDVGDVMIEKLVLAGVENIKVRSVLTCESAVGVCAVCYGRSLATGLLVDIGEAVGIIAAQSIGEPGTQLTMRTFHTGGSASADDITQGLPRVQELFEARTPKGASPIVDVAGRITIEDTDRSRKVILTPDNGDEAIAYPVLKRATLLVEDGQHVELGTQIIIGAVDPKEVLRVKGVRAVQKHLVGGVQDVYRSQGVPIHDKHIEVIVRQMLRKVTVVEHGDTGLLPGELVDRLKYNELNRTALTEGKKTASARQEVMGITKASLATESWLSAASFQETTRVLTQAAMEGKSDPLMGLKENVIIGKLIPAGTGLPRYRDVNVEATDEAKAERYPNRIFTDDAAFTEGDLSFVDFDSFSSDDFTPGTYN; this comes from the coding sequence TTGCTCGACGTAACAACATTTGACGAGCTTCGCATTGGCCTGGCCACCGCTGACGACATCCGTCGTTGGTCGCACGGTGAGGTCAAGAAGCCCGAAACCATCAACTACCGCACGCTCAAGCCCGAAAAGGATGGCCTCTTCGGAGAGCAGATCTTCGGACCGTCCCGCGACTGGGAGTGCTCGTGCGGCAAGTACAAGCGAGTGCGCTTCAAAGGCATCGTCTGTGAGCGCTGTGGCGTAGAGGTCACGAAGTCGTCTGTGCGCCGTGAGCGCATGGGCCACATCGAACTCGCCGCCCCCGTCACGCACATCTGGTACTTCAAGGGTGTGCCCTCGCGTCTCGGTTACCTGCTGGACATGGCTCCGAAGGACCTCGAAAAGGTCATCTACTTCGCCGCCTACATGGTCATCGAGGTCGACGAAGACGGACGCCACCAGGACATGCCTGGGCTGGAGAACGAACTGCGCCTCGAGATCAAGACCCTCGAAGGTTCACGCGACTCCCGCATCGCCGACCGCCTGCAGCGCCTCGAAACCGACCTCGCAGCACTGGAGGCCGAAGGCGCCAAGAGCGACCAGAAGAAGCGCACCAAGGACGCCGCCGAGAAGGAGATGTCCCAGGTCCGCAAGTCGGCCGACGAGCAGATCGCTCACCTCGAGCGTGTGTGGGAAGACTTCCGCACCCTCAAGGTCGGCGACCTGAAGCCGGAAGACTCCGTCTTCCACGAGCTCCAGGACCGCTTCGGCATGTACTTCGAGGCCTACATGGGCGCCGAGGCCATCAAGAAGCGCCTCGAGGCGTTCGACCTGGTCACCGAGAGCGAAAACCTGCACCTGCAGATCGCCGAGGGCAAGGGTCAGAAGAAGATCCGCGCCATCAAGCGTCTGCGCGTCGTCAACGCCTTCATCATGACCGGCAACTCGCCGGCCGCGATGGTGCTCGACGTCGTGCCGGTCATCCCGCCGGAACTGCGCCCGATGGTGCAGCTCGACGGTGGCCGCTTCGCGACCAGCGACCTCAACGACCTCTACCGTCGTGTGATCAACCGCAACAACCGTCTGCGTCGTCTGCTTGACCTCGGTGCTCCCGAGATCATCGTGAACAACGAGAAGCGGATGCTGCAGGAGGCCGTTGACGCGCTCTTCGACAACGGTCGTCGTGGCCGCCCGGTCACGGGTACCGGTAACCGCGCCCTCAAGTCCCTGAGCGACATGCTCAAGGGTAAGCAGGGTCGGTTCCGTCAGAACCTGCTCGGTAAGCGCGTTGACTACTCCGGCCGTTCGGTCATCATCGTCGGCCCGCAGCTGAAGCTGCACCAGTGTGGTCTGCCCAAGCAGATGGCTCTGGAGCTCTTCAAGCCGTTCGTGATCAAGCGCCTGATCGACCTGAGCCACGCTCAGAACATCAAGGCCGCCAAGCGCATGGTCGAGCGCAGCCGCCCGCAGGTTTGGGACGTGCTCGAGGAGATCATCCGTGAGCGCCCGGTTCTGCTGAACCGTGCACCCACGCTGCACCGCCTCGGTATCCAGGCCTTCGAACCTCAGCTCGTGGAGGGTAAGGCCATCCAGCTGCACCCCCTCGTCTGTGCGGCGTTCAACGCCGACTTCGACGGTGACCAGATGGCTGTGCACCTGCCGCTGTCCATGGAGGCCCAGGCCGAAGCGCGCATCCTGATGCTCGCCTCGAACAACATCCTGAAGCCGTCCGACGGCCGTCCGGTGACCCTGCCCACACAGGACATGATCATCGGTCTGCACCACCTGACCACGCTCAAGGACGGCGTCACCGGCGAAGGCCGCGCGTTCACCTCTGTTTCGGAGGCCATCCTGGCCCACGACCAGAAGTCGCTCGACCTCAACGCCAAGGTGCGCATCCGCATCAGCGACCTGTACTTCACCGAGGGCACCCAGCCCGACGGTGTCGAGCTGGTCGACGGTCAGGCCGTCGGAACCGTACTGGTGAACACCACGCTGGGCCGCGCCATCTTCAACGAGGCGCTGCCGGCTGACTACCCGTACTTCGAGAAGGTTGCCGACAAGGGCACCCTCTCGGCCATCGTGAACGACCTGGCAGAGCGGTACCCGAAGGTGGAAGTAGCGGCAACGCTGGACCGCATCAAGGACGCCGGCTTCTACTGGGCCACCCGTTCCGGTGTGACCGTCGCGCTCAGCGACATCCTGACGCCTCCGAACAAGAAGGAGATCGTCGGCACGTACGAGAAGATGGCCGCGAAGGTCCAGACGCAGTTCGAGAAGGGTCTCACGACCGACCTCGAGCGTCGTCAGGAGCTCATCCAGATTTGGACCAAGGCGACCGAAGACGTCGCCGCGGCCATGCAGGCGAACTTCCCGGCTGACAACACGATCAACCGGATGGTCACCTCTGGTGCTCGTGGTAACTGGCTGCAGGTGCGAAACATCGCCGGTATGCGTGGTCTGGTTAATAACCCGAAGGGTGAGATCATCCCTCGCCCGATTATCTCGAGCTACCGCGAAGGCCTGTCCGTCGCCGAGTACTTCATTGCTACTCACGGTGCTCGTAAGGGTCTGGCCGACACCGCTCTGCGTACCGCAGACTCCGGGTACCTCACGCGTCGTCTCGTCGACGTCTCGCAGGATGTCATCATCCGCGAAGACGACTGCGGCACGACCAAGGGTCTCGACCTGCCGATCGCCACGAAGGATGCCGCGGGAGTTCTCTCGCGTCACCCCAACGTGGAGAACGCGGTTTACGCTCGCAGCCTGGCCGCCCCCGCGGTCAACGCCAAGGGCGAGGTCGTCGCTGACGCCGGAGACGACGTCGGTGACGTGATGATCGAGAAGCTGGTTCTGGCCGGCGTCGAGAACATCAAGGTGCGCTCGGTGCTGACCTGCGAGTCTGCCGTCGGTGTGTGTGCGGTCTGCTACGGCCGTTCGCTCGCTACCGGCTTGCTCGTGGACATCGGAGAGGCCGTCGGCATCATCGCCGCACAGTCGATCGGTGAGCCCGGCACGCAGCTGACCATGCGTACCTTCCACACCGGTGGTTCCGCATCCGCAGACGACATCACCCAGGGTCTGCCCCGGGTGCAGGAGCTCTTCGAGGCGCGTACCCCCAAGGGTGCATCGCCGATCGTCGACGTTGCCGGCCGCATCACCATCGAGGACACGGATCGTAGCCGCAAGGTGATCCTGACCCCCGACAACGGTGACGAAGCCATCGCCTACCCGGTGCTCAAGCGTGCGACCCTCCTCGTCGAGGATGGCCAGCACGTGGAGCTCGGCACGCAGATCATCATCGGCGCCGTCGACCCGAAGGAAGTTCTTCGAGTCAAGGGTGTCCGCGCGGTGCAGAAGCACCTCGTCGGTGGCGTGCAGGATGTCTACCGTTCGCAGGGCGTGCCGATTCACGACAAGCACATCGAGGTCATCGTTCGTCAGATGCTTCGCAAGGTGACTGTTGTGGAGCACGGCGACACCGGCCTGCTGCCGGGCGAGCTCGTTGACCGGTTGAAGTACAACGAACTCAACCGCACCGCGCTCACCGAGGGCAAGAAGACGGCTTCGGCTCGTCAGGAAGTCATGGGTATCACCAAGGCTTCGCTGGCTACCGAGTCGTGGCTGTCGGCCGCTTCCTTCCAGGAGACCACCCGGGTTCTGACCCAGGCGGCCATGGAAGGCAAGAGCGACCCGCTGATGGGCCTCAAGGAGAACGTGATCATCGGTAAGTTGATCCCGGCCGGCACCGGTCTTCCCCGCTACCGCGACGTCAACGTCGAGGCAACGGATGAAGCCAAGGCTGAGCGTTACCCGAACCGCATCTTCACCGATGATGCAGCGTTCACCGAGGGTGACCTGAGCTTCGTCGACTTCGACAGCTTCTCGTCGGACGACTTCACCCCCGGTACGTACAACTAA
- a CDS encoding spermidine synthase, with protein sequence MSRGEHEHPTITLKLSGHQAVIEPDRFTPGSYQLVVDGTPQSHVNIDNPDELFFEYIQRIGHVIDLIGDPGEAITAVHLGAGALTLPRYVEATRPGSRQQVVEIESDLIDFVRAELPWDKRANLRVRHGDAREVLGKLPAGLHGSVDLVVVDIFSGARTPAHVTSREFYELAAPLLSPRGVLAVNVADGPGLAFARGQAATLSAVFGHVIGLAETQVLKGRRFGNIVFVAAHTPLDLHWVPRLLAGGPHPAKVVEGAELTQFMATASVSTDATATPSPLPGRTVFQIGN encoded by the coding sequence ATGAGCAGGGGCGAGCACGAGCATCCGACGATCACGCTGAAACTGAGCGGGCACCAGGCCGTGATCGAGCCCGATCGCTTCACGCCGGGCAGCTACCAGCTCGTGGTGGACGGCACGCCACAGTCGCACGTCAACATCGACAACCCCGATGAGCTGTTCTTCGAGTACATCCAGCGCATCGGGCATGTCATCGACCTGATCGGCGACCCGGGCGAGGCCATCACGGCCGTGCACCTGGGCGCCGGCGCCCTCACCCTCCCCCGCTACGTAGAGGCGACCCGGCCGGGGTCCCGGCAGCAGGTGGTGGAGATCGAGAGCGACCTCATCGACTTCGTACGCGCCGAACTTCCCTGGGACAAGCGCGCCAACCTGCGCGTGCGGCACGGCGACGCCCGCGAGGTGCTCGGCAAGCTGCCCGCCGGGCTGCACGGATCCGTCGACCTCGTGGTGGTCGACATCTTCTCGGGCGCCCGCACCCCCGCGCACGTGACCAGCCGGGAATTCTACGAACTGGCCGCTCCGCTGCTCTCGCCGCGCGGCGTGCTGGCCGTGAACGTGGCCGATGGCCCCGGACTCGCCTTCGCCCGCGGCCAGGCCGCGACCCTGTCGGCGGTGTTCGGGCACGTCATCGGCCTGGCCGAGACGCAGGTGCTCAAGGGGCGCCGGTTCGGCAACATCGTCTTCGTGGCCGCACACACCCCGCTCGACCTGCACTGGGTGCCCCGCCTGCTGGCCGGCGGCCCGCATCCGGCCAAGGTGGTCGAGGGCGCCGAGCTCACTCAATTCATGGCGACCGCGTCGGTGTCAACGGATGCGACGGCCACGCCGTCCCCGCTGCCCGGCCGCACGGTCTTCCAGATCGGCAACTAG